In Mytilus trossulus isolate FHL-02 chromosome 6, PNRI_Mtr1.1.1.hap1, whole genome shotgun sequence, a single window of DNA contains:
- the LOC134723140 gene encoding uncharacterized protein LOC134723140 encodes MSKVLTSVLVIFGFTVVFSLPAKRSPFTMGLGDLEHTRQLPGRVREFDMNGDGALDVKELEFYFKSTFDDIEHVDQNVREVFFVLDTNGDRLIDGQEIEPLHNL; translated from the exons ATGTCAAAAGTACTGACTTCCGTTTTGGTAATTTTTGGTTTCACTGTAGTCTTCAGTCTACCTGCCAAACGATCGCCATTTACTATGGGTCTAGGTGACCTTGAACACACTCGACAATTACCAGGCAGAGTACGAGAATTTGACATGAATGGTGATGGAGCATTAGACGTGAAAGAAttagaattttatttcaaatcaacATTTGATGACATAGAACACGTAGACCAAAATGTAAGAGAAGTCTTCTTTGTTCTTGACACTAATGGCGATCGATTAATTGATGGTCAAG AAATCGAGCCATTACACAACCTGTAA